The following are encoded together in the Humulus lupulus chromosome 5, drHumLupu1.1, whole genome shotgun sequence genome:
- the LOC133777648 gene encoding LRR receptor-like serine/threonine-protein kinase ERL1 isoform X1 encodes MGKNAFLQLWWGKKKELHFVVVAVLLLVLCPVSSSLNDEGNALLSIKVSFSNVANVLLDWNDEGDDFCSWRGVICDSYGDGLSVISLNLSNLNLGGDISPAIGDLRNIQSIDLQGNGLTGQIPDEIGNIASLVHLDLSDNFLHGDIPFSISKLKQLEFFNLKNNQLVGTIPSTLTQIPNLKTLDLARNQLRGEIPRILYWNEVLQYLGLRDNSLTGTLSPDMCQLTGLWYFDVRGNNLTGPIPDNIGNCTSFEILYVFHEFLSRFVIFLKWFGSDFVLWYWFEGVRDISYNQITGEIPYNIGFLQVATLSLQGNRLTGKIPEVIGLMQALAVLDLSENELVGPIPAILGNLSYTGKLYLHGNKLTGPIPPELGNMSKLSYLQLNDNQLVGKIPPELGKLEQLFELNLANNDLEGPIPHNISSCTALNQLNVHGNHLSGSIPLGFRNLESLTYLNLSANSFRGKIPMELGHIINLDTLDLSSNSFSGPVPAPVGNLEHLLTLNLSRNNLDDQLPAEFGNLRSIVTIDMSFNNLSGGIPVELGQLQNIVSLILNNNNIQGEIPAQLANCLSLASLNVSYNNLSGVVPPTGNFSNLSPDSFIGNPLLCGNWLGSICRPYVPKSKGVFSRAALVCMTLGFITLLSLVIVAIYKSHQPNELMTGSGKIGQGCSKLVILHMDMAIHTFDDILRITENLSDKYIIGYGASSTVYKCVVKNSRPIAIKRLYNHQHNLLEFETELETVGSIRHRNLVSLHGYCVSQFGNLLFYDYMENGSLWDLLHGPSKKVKLDWETRLRIAIGAAQGLSYLHHDCNPRIIHRDVKSSNILLDENFEAHLSDFGIAKSIPTAKTHASTYVLGTIGYIDPEYARTSRLNEKSDIYSFGIVLLELLTGKKAVDNESNLHQLILSKADNNTVMDAVDPEVSVTCLDLGHVRKTFQLALLCTKRNPSERPTMHEVARFLVSLLPEPVTKPCSNLPKTIDYAKFVIDKGQLPKVKQQENNSFDAQWFVRFGEVISKNTL; translated from the exons ATGGGGAAGAATGCTTTCTTGCAATTGTGGTGGGGGAAGAAGAAGGAGCTCCACTTCGTCGTCGTTGCAGTTCTACTCCTCGTTCTTTGTCCAGTTTCTTCCTCTCTAAACGACGAAG GAAATGCCTTGTTATCGATCAAAGTCTCATTTAGCAACGTAGCGAATGTGTTACTTGACTGGAACGATGAAGGTGATGACTTCTGTTCATGGCGAGGAGTTATCTGCGACAGTTATGGTGATGGCCTCTCTGTTATTTCCCT GAATTTATCAAATCTAAACCTGGGTGGGGATATTTCACCAGCCATAGGAGATTTGAGAAATATACAGTCGAT AGATTTACAGGGTAACGGTTTGACGGGCCAAATACCTGATGAGATTGGCAACATTGCCTCTCTAGTGCATCT GGACTTGTCTGATAATTTTCTGCATGGAGATATTCCATTTTCCATATCGAAGTTGAAGCAACTTGAGTTTTT TAATCTGAAGAACAATCAATTGGTCGGtacgatcccatcaaccctcACACAGATTCCAAATCTTAAAACGCT TGATCTTGCTCGGAACCAGCTTAGAGGTGAGATACCAAGAATACTATATTGGAATGAAGTACTCCAGTACTT GGGATTGCGAGACAACTCGCTGACTGGAACCCTGTCACCCGATATGTGTCAATTAACTGGCTTGTGGTATTT TGATGTTAGGGGGAACAATCTAACTGGTCCAATTCCCGACAACATTGGGAACTGTACAAGTTTTGAGATTCTGTATGTGTTCCATGAATTTTTATCTAGATTTGTAATTTTCCTAAAATGGTTTGGCTCTGATTTTGTTCTTTGGTATTGGTTTGAGGGTGTTAGGGATATTTCTTAcaatcaaattactggagaaaTTCCATATAATATTGGTTTTTTACAAGTGGCTACACT GTCTCTTCAAGGCAATAGATTGACAGGGAAGATACCTGAGGTTATTGGTTTAATGCAGGCCCTTGCTGTTCT GGATTTGAGTGAAAACGAACTAGTTGGGCCAATCCCTGCAATACTTGGCAATTTATCTTACACTGGAAAACT GTATCTGCATGGAAACAAGCTGACTGGGCCGATACCTCCTGAGCTGGGAAATATGTCTAAACTTAGCTACTT GCAGCTAAATGACAATCAACTGGTTGGCAAAATTCCTCCTGAACTTGGAAAGCTGGAACAATTGTTTGAGTT GAATCTTGCGAATAATGATCTCGAAGGACCAATTCCTCATAATATCAGTTCCTGCACGGCCTTGAATCAATT AAATGTTCACGGTAATCACTTGAGTGGATCAATTCCTTTGGGTTTCCGGAACTTGGAGAGTTTGACTTATCT GAATCTTTCAGCAAACAGTTTCAGAGGGAAGATACCTATGGAGTTGGGCCACATTATCAATCTTGATACATT AGATCTGTCCAGCAATAGCTTCTCAGGGCCTGTTCCAGCACCTGTTGGTAATTTAGAGCACCTTCTCACCCT AAATTTGAGTAGGAATAATCTTGATGATCAATTGCCAGCAGAATTTGGGAACCTCAGAAGTATAGTGACCAT TGATATGTCTTTTAACAACCTCTCCGGTGGCATCCCTGTAGAATTGGGACAGTTGCAGAACATTGTGTCTTT GATActtaacaacaacaacatacaAGGGGAGATACCTGCTCAGCTTGCCAATTGTCTAAGTCTTGCATCCTT GAATGTTTCTTACAACAATCTGTCTGGAGTTGTACCTCCTACAGGGAACTTTTCTAATTTGTCACCAgacag CTTCATTGGAAATCCATTGTTGTGTGGAAACTGGTTGGGGTCTATCTGCAGACCTTATGTGCCAAAATCGAAAG GAGTATTCTCTAGAGCTGCACTTGTATGTATGACGTTGGGCTTCATAACACTGCTATCTTTGGTAATAGTTGCAATTTACAAATCTCACCAACCAAATGAATTAATGACAGGATCTGGAAAGATTGGTCAAG gttGTTCCAAATTAGTTATTCTTCACATGGACATGGCTATTCACacatttgatgatatattgaggATAACTGAGAATTTGAGTGATAAGTATATTATTGGTTATGGTGCTTCAAGTACAGTGTACAAGTGTGTTGTAAAGAATTCCCGACCCATTGCAATTAAGCGACTCTACAATCATCAGCACAACTTGCTGGAGTTTGAGACTGAACTTGAAACCGTTGGTAGCATCCGGCATCGAAATCTTGTCAGTCTACATGGCTATTGTGTATCACAGTTCGGGAACCTACTATTTTATGACTACATGGAGAATGGATCTCTTTGGGATTTACTGCATG GACCTTCGAAGAAAGTGAAACTTGACTGGGAAACTCGGTTAAGGATAGCAATTGGCGCCGCCCAGGGGCTATCTTATCTTCACCATGATTGTAACCCTCGAATTATTCACAGGGATGTCAAGTCCTCAAATATCCTTCTGGATGAAAACTTCGAGGCCCATCTCTCTGATTTTGGGATTGCTAAAAGCATTCCAACTGCTAAGACCCACGCTTCAACTTATGTTCTTGGAACCATTGGTTACATCGACCCTGAATATGCACGCACATCTCGGCTAAATGAAAAGTCTGACATATATAGCTTTGGGATAGTGCTTCTGGAGTTACTGACAGGGAAGAAAGCTGTTGACAACGAATCCAACTTGCATCAACTG ATATTGTCCAAGGCAGATAATAATACGGTGATGGATGCAGTCGATCCGGAGGTTTCTGTTACCTGCTTGGACTTGGGACATGTTAGGAAAACCTTCCAACTAGCTCTTCTATGTACAAAGCGTAATCCAAGCGAAAGACCAACTATGCACGAGGTTGCGAGATTCTTGGTCTCTCTCCTTCCTGAGCCTGTCACTAAACCTTGTTCTAATCTTCCCAAGACCATAGACTATGCCAAATTTGTGATTGACAAGGGACAGTTGCCAAAAGTGAAGCAGCAGGAGAATAATTCGTTTGATGCTCAGTGGTTCGTTAGATTTGGTGAAGTAATATCAAagaacaccctttga
- the LOC133777648 gene encoding LRR receptor-like serine/threonine-protein kinase ERL1 isoform X2 — MGKNAFLQLWWGKKKELHFVVVAVLLLVLCPVSSSLNDEGNALLSIKVSFSNVANVLLDWNDEGDDFCSWRGVICDSYGDGLSVISLNLSNLNLGGDISPAIGDLRNIQSIDLQGNGLTGQIPDEIGNIASLVHLDLSDNFLHGDIPFSISKLKQLEFFNLKNNQLVGTIPSTLTQIPNLKTLDLARNQLRGEIPRILYWNEVLQYLGLRDNSLTGTLSPDMCQLTGLWYLGNNLTGPIPDNIGNCTSFEILYVFHEFLSRFVIFLKWFGSDFVLWYWFEGVRDISYNQITGEIPYNIGFLQVATLSLQGNRLTGKIPEVIGLMQALAVLDLSENELVGPIPAILGNLSYTGKLYLHGNKLTGPIPPELGNMSKLSYLQLNDNQLVGKIPPELGKLEQLFELNLANNDLEGPIPHNISSCTALNQLNVHGNHLSGSIPLGFRNLESLTYLNLSANSFRGKIPMELGHIINLDTLDLSSNSFSGPVPAPVGNLEHLLTLNLSRNNLDDQLPAEFGNLRSIVTIDMSFNNLSGGIPVELGQLQNIVSLILNNNNIQGEIPAQLANCLSLASLNVSYNNLSGVVPPTGNFSNLSPDSFIGNPLLCGNWLGSICRPYVPKSKGVFSRAALVCMTLGFITLLSLVIVAIYKSHQPNELMTGSGKIGQGCSKLVILHMDMAIHTFDDILRITENLSDKYIIGYGASSTVYKCVVKNSRPIAIKRLYNHQHNLLEFETELETVGSIRHRNLVSLHGYCVSQFGNLLFYDYMENGSLWDLLHGPSKKVKLDWETRLRIAIGAAQGLSYLHHDCNPRIIHRDVKSSNILLDENFEAHLSDFGIAKSIPTAKTHASTYVLGTIGYIDPEYARTSRLNEKSDIYSFGIVLLELLTGKKAVDNESNLHQLILSKADNNTVMDAVDPEVSVTCLDLGHVRKTFQLALLCTKRNPSERPTMHEVARFLVSLLPEPVTKPCSNLPKTIDYAKFVIDKGQLPKVKQQENNSFDAQWFVRFGEVISKNTL; from the exons ATGGGGAAGAATGCTTTCTTGCAATTGTGGTGGGGGAAGAAGAAGGAGCTCCACTTCGTCGTCGTTGCAGTTCTACTCCTCGTTCTTTGTCCAGTTTCTTCCTCTCTAAACGACGAAG GAAATGCCTTGTTATCGATCAAAGTCTCATTTAGCAACGTAGCGAATGTGTTACTTGACTGGAACGATGAAGGTGATGACTTCTGTTCATGGCGAGGAGTTATCTGCGACAGTTATGGTGATGGCCTCTCTGTTATTTCCCT GAATTTATCAAATCTAAACCTGGGTGGGGATATTTCACCAGCCATAGGAGATTTGAGAAATATACAGTCGAT AGATTTACAGGGTAACGGTTTGACGGGCCAAATACCTGATGAGATTGGCAACATTGCCTCTCTAGTGCATCT GGACTTGTCTGATAATTTTCTGCATGGAGATATTCCATTTTCCATATCGAAGTTGAAGCAACTTGAGTTTTT TAATCTGAAGAACAATCAATTGGTCGGtacgatcccatcaaccctcACACAGATTCCAAATCTTAAAACGCT TGATCTTGCTCGGAACCAGCTTAGAGGTGAGATACCAAGAATACTATATTGGAATGAAGTACTCCAGTACTT GGGATTGCGAGACAACTCGCTGACTGGAACCCTGTCACCCGATATGTGTCAATTAACTGGCTTGTGGTATTT GGGGAACAATCTAACTGGTCCAATTCCCGACAACATTGGGAACTGTACAAGTTTTGAGATTCTGTATGTGTTCCATGAATTTTTATCTAGATTTGTAATTTTCCTAAAATGGTTTGGCTCTGATTTTGTTCTTTGGTATTGGTTTGAGGGTGTTAGGGATATTTCTTAcaatcaaattactggagaaaTTCCATATAATATTGGTTTTTTACAAGTGGCTACACT GTCTCTTCAAGGCAATAGATTGACAGGGAAGATACCTGAGGTTATTGGTTTAATGCAGGCCCTTGCTGTTCT GGATTTGAGTGAAAACGAACTAGTTGGGCCAATCCCTGCAATACTTGGCAATTTATCTTACACTGGAAAACT GTATCTGCATGGAAACAAGCTGACTGGGCCGATACCTCCTGAGCTGGGAAATATGTCTAAACTTAGCTACTT GCAGCTAAATGACAATCAACTGGTTGGCAAAATTCCTCCTGAACTTGGAAAGCTGGAACAATTGTTTGAGTT GAATCTTGCGAATAATGATCTCGAAGGACCAATTCCTCATAATATCAGTTCCTGCACGGCCTTGAATCAATT AAATGTTCACGGTAATCACTTGAGTGGATCAATTCCTTTGGGTTTCCGGAACTTGGAGAGTTTGACTTATCT GAATCTTTCAGCAAACAGTTTCAGAGGGAAGATACCTATGGAGTTGGGCCACATTATCAATCTTGATACATT AGATCTGTCCAGCAATAGCTTCTCAGGGCCTGTTCCAGCACCTGTTGGTAATTTAGAGCACCTTCTCACCCT AAATTTGAGTAGGAATAATCTTGATGATCAATTGCCAGCAGAATTTGGGAACCTCAGAAGTATAGTGACCAT TGATATGTCTTTTAACAACCTCTCCGGTGGCATCCCTGTAGAATTGGGACAGTTGCAGAACATTGTGTCTTT GATActtaacaacaacaacatacaAGGGGAGATACCTGCTCAGCTTGCCAATTGTCTAAGTCTTGCATCCTT GAATGTTTCTTACAACAATCTGTCTGGAGTTGTACCTCCTACAGGGAACTTTTCTAATTTGTCACCAgacag CTTCATTGGAAATCCATTGTTGTGTGGAAACTGGTTGGGGTCTATCTGCAGACCTTATGTGCCAAAATCGAAAG GAGTATTCTCTAGAGCTGCACTTGTATGTATGACGTTGGGCTTCATAACACTGCTATCTTTGGTAATAGTTGCAATTTACAAATCTCACCAACCAAATGAATTAATGACAGGATCTGGAAAGATTGGTCAAG gttGTTCCAAATTAGTTATTCTTCACATGGACATGGCTATTCACacatttgatgatatattgaggATAACTGAGAATTTGAGTGATAAGTATATTATTGGTTATGGTGCTTCAAGTACAGTGTACAAGTGTGTTGTAAAGAATTCCCGACCCATTGCAATTAAGCGACTCTACAATCATCAGCACAACTTGCTGGAGTTTGAGACTGAACTTGAAACCGTTGGTAGCATCCGGCATCGAAATCTTGTCAGTCTACATGGCTATTGTGTATCACAGTTCGGGAACCTACTATTTTATGACTACATGGAGAATGGATCTCTTTGGGATTTACTGCATG GACCTTCGAAGAAAGTGAAACTTGACTGGGAAACTCGGTTAAGGATAGCAATTGGCGCCGCCCAGGGGCTATCTTATCTTCACCATGATTGTAACCCTCGAATTATTCACAGGGATGTCAAGTCCTCAAATATCCTTCTGGATGAAAACTTCGAGGCCCATCTCTCTGATTTTGGGATTGCTAAAAGCATTCCAACTGCTAAGACCCACGCTTCAACTTATGTTCTTGGAACCATTGGTTACATCGACCCTGAATATGCACGCACATCTCGGCTAAATGAAAAGTCTGACATATATAGCTTTGGGATAGTGCTTCTGGAGTTACTGACAGGGAAGAAAGCTGTTGACAACGAATCCAACTTGCATCAACTG ATATTGTCCAAGGCAGATAATAATACGGTGATGGATGCAGTCGATCCGGAGGTTTCTGTTACCTGCTTGGACTTGGGACATGTTAGGAAAACCTTCCAACTAGCTCTTCTATGTACAAAGCGTAATCCAAGCGAAAGACCAACTATGCACGAGGTTGCGAGATTCTTGGTCTCTCTCCTTCCTGAGCCTGTCACTAAACCTTGTTCTAATCTTCCCAAGACCATAGACTATGCCAAATTTGTGATTGACAAGGGACAGTTGCCAAAAGTGAAGCAGCAGGAGAATAATTCGTTTGATGCTCAGTGGTTCGTTAGATTTGGTGAAGTAATATCAAagaacaccctttga
- the LOC133777648 gene encoding LRR receptor-like serine/threonine-protein kinase ERL1 isoform X4, with the protein MGKNAFLQLWWGKKKELHFVVVAVLLLVLCPVSSSLNDEGNALLSIKVSFSNVANVLLDWNDEGDDFCSWRGVICDSYGDGLSVISLNLSNLNLGGDISPAIGDLRNIQSIDLQGNGLTGQIPDEIGNIASLVHLDLSDNFLHGDIPFSISKLKQLEFFNLKNNQLVGTIPSTLTQIPNLKTLDLARNQLRGEIPRILYWNEVLQYLGLRDNSLTGTLSPDMCQLTGLWYLGNNLTGPIPDNIGNCTSFEILDISYNQITGEIPYNIGFLQVATLSLQGNRLTGKIPEVIGLMQALAVLDLSENELVGPIPAILGNLSYTGKLYLHGNKLTGPIPPELGNMSKLSYLQLNDNQLVGKIPPELGKLEQLFELNLANNDLEGPIPHNISSCTALNQLNVHGNHLSGSIPLGFRNLESLTYLNLSANSFRGKIPMELGHIINLDTLDLSSNSFSGPVPAPVGNLEHLLTLNLSRNNLDDQLPAEFGNLRSIVTIDMSFNNLSGGIPVELGQLQNIVSLILNNNNIQGEIPAQLANCLSLASLNVSYNNLSGVVPPTGNFSNLSPDSFIGNPLLCGNWLGSICRPYVPKSKGVFSRAALVCMTLGFITLLSLVIVAIYKSHQPNELMTGSGKIGQGCSKLVILHMDMAIHTFDDILRITENLSDKYIIGYGASSTVYKCVVKNSRPIAIKRLYNHQHNLLEFETELETVGSIRHRNLVSLHGYCVSQFGNLLFYDYMENGSLWDLLHGPSKKVKLDWETRLRIAIGAAQGLSYLHHDCNPRIIHRDVKSSNILLDENFEAHLSDFGIAKSIPTAKTHASTYVLGTIGYIDPEYARTSRLNEKSDIYSFGIVLLELLTGKKAVDNESNLHQLILSKADNNTVMDAVDPEVSVTCLDLGHVRKTFQLALLCTKRNPSERPTMHEVARFLVSLLPEPVTKPCSNLPKTIDYAKFVIDKGQLPKVKQQENNSFDAQWFVRFGEVISKNTL; encoded by the exons ATGGGGAAGAATGCTTTCTTGCAATTGTGGTGGGGGAAGAAGAAGGAGCTCCACTTCGTCGTCGTTGCAGTTCTACTCCTCGTTCTTTGTCCAGTTTCTTCCTCTCTAAACGACGAAG GAAATGCCTTGTTATCGATCAAAGTCTCATTTAGCAACGTAGCGAATGTGTTACTTGACTGGAACGATGAAGGTGATGACTTCTGTTCATGGCGAGGAGTTATCTGCGACAGTTATGGTGATGGCCTCTCTGTTATTTCCCT GAATTTATCAAATCTAAACCTGGGTGGGGATATTTCACCAGCCATAGGAGATTTGAGAAATATACAGTCGAT AGATTTACAGGGTAACGGTTTGACGGGCCAAATACCTGATGAGATTGGCAACATTGCCTCTCTAGTGCATCT GGACTTGTCTGATAATTTTCTGCATGGAGATATTCCATTTTCCATATCGAAGTTGAAGCAACTTGAGTTTTT TAATCTGAAGAACAATCAATTGGTCGGtacgatcccatcaaccctcACACAGATTCCAAATCTTAAAACGCT TGATCTTGCTCGGAACCAGCTTAGAGGTGAGATACCAAGAATACTATATTGGAATGAAGTACTCCAGTACTT GGGATTGCGAGACAACTCGCTGACTGGAACCCTGTCACCCGATATGTGTCAATTAACTGGCTTGTGGTATTT GGGGAACAATCTAACTGGTCCAATTCCCGACAACATTGGGAACTGTACAAGTTTTGAGATTCT GGATATTTCTTAcaatcaaattactggagaaaTTCCATATAATATTGGTTTTTTACAAGTGGCTACACT GTCTCTTCAAGGCAATAGATTGACAGGGAAGATACCTGAGGTTATTGGTTTAATGCAGGCCCTTGCTGTTCT GGATTTGAGTGAAAACGAACTAGTTGGGCCAATCCCTGCAATACTTGGCAATTTATCTTACACTGGAAAACT GTATCTGCATGGAAACAAGCTGACTGGGCCGATACCTCCTGAGCTGGGAAATATGTCTAAACTTAGCTACTT GCAGCTAAATGACAATCAACTGGTTGGCAAAATTCCTCCTGAACTTGGAAAGCTGGAACAATTGTTTGAGTT GAATCTTGCGAATAATGATCTCGAAGGACCAATTCCTCATAATATCAGTTCCTGCACGGCCTTGAATCAATT AAATGTTCACGGTAATCACTTGAGTGGATCAATTCCTTTGGGTTTCCGGAACTTGGAGAGTTTGACTTATCT GAATCTTTCAGCAAACAGTTTCAGAGGGAAGATACCTATGGAGTTGGGCCACATTATCAATCTTGATACATT AGATCTGTCCAGCAATAGCTTCTCAGGGCCTGTTCCAGCACCTGTTGGTAATTTAGAGCACCTTCTCACCCT AAATTTGAGTAGGAATAATCTTGATGATCAATTGCCAGCAGAATTTGGGAACCTCAGAAGTATAGTGACCAT TGATATGTCTTTTAACAACCTCTCCGGTGGCATCCCTGTAGAATTGGGACAGTTGCAGAACATTGTGTCTTT GATActtaacaacaacaacatacaAGGGGAGATACCTGCTCAGCTTGCCAATTGTCTAAGTCTTGCATCCTT GAATGTTTCTTACAACAATCTGTCTGGAGTTGTACCTCCTACAGGGAACTTTTCTAATTTGTCACCAgacag CTTCATTGGAAATCCATTGTTGTGTGGAAACTGGTTGGGGTCTATCTGCAGACCTTATGTGCCAAAATCGAAAG GAGTATTCTCTAGAGCTGCACTTGTATGTATGACGTTGGGCTTCATAACACTGCTATCTTTGGTAATAGTTGCAATTTACAAATCTCACCAACCAAATGAATTAATGACAGGATCTGGAAAGATTGGTCAAG gttGTTCCAAATTAGTTATTCTTCACATGGACATGGCTATTCACacatttgatgatatattgaggATAACTGAGAATTTGAGTGATAAGTATATTATTGGTTATGGTGCTTCAAGTACAGTGTACAAGTGTGTTGTAAAGAATTCCCGACCCATTGCAATTAAGCGACTCTACAATCATCAGCACAACTTGCTGGAGTTTGAGACTGAACTTGAAACCGTTGGTAGCATCCGGCATCGAAATCTTGTCAGTCTACATGGCTATTGTGTATCACAGTTCGGGAACCTACTATTTTATGACTACATGGAGAATGGATCTCTTTGGGATTTACTGCATG GACCTTCGAAGAAAGTGAAACTTGACTGGGAAACTCGGTTAAGGATAGCAATTGGCGCCGCCCAGGGGCTATCTTATCTTCACCATGATTGTAACCCTCGAATTATTCACAGGGATGTCAAGTCCTCAAATATCCTTCTGGATGAAAACTTCGAGGCCCATCTCTCTGATTTTGGGATTGCTAAAAGCATTCCAACTGCTAAGACCCACGCTTCAACTTATGTTCTTGGAACCATTGGTTACATCGACCCTGAATATGCACGCACATCTCGGCTAAATGAAAAGTCTGACATATATAGCTTTGGGATAGTGCTTCTGGAGTTACTGACAGGGAAGAAAGCTGTTGACAACGAATCCAACTTGCATCAACTG ATATTGTCCAAGGCAGATAATAATACGGTGATGGATGCAGTCGATCCGGAGGTTTCTGTTACCTGCTTGGACTTGGGACATGTTAGGAAAACCTTCCAACTAGCTCTTCTATGTACAAAGCGTAATCCAAGCGAAAGACCAACTATGCACGAGGTTGCGAGATTCTTGGTCTCTCTCCTTCCTGAGCCTGTCACTAAACCTTGTTCTAATCTTCCCAAGACCATAGACTATGCCAAATTTGTGATTGACAAGGGACAGTTGCCAAAAGTGAAGCAGCAGGAGAATAATTCGTTTGATGCTCAGTGGTTCGTTAGATTTGGTGAAGTAATATCAAagaacaccctttga